In the genome of Bacteroidota bacterium, the window CCGCAGCATTTCCATCGCATAGGCGTGGGAAGGTTGTTGGACGTCGGGTAGCGTTTGTCCATTTTGCTCAAGGACCAGGGTAAGCAGTGCAATAAAGGCGCGGCCTTGCAGTAACTGGCTGTTGTGGTTTACAACCTGGGTTTTTGCATCCGAAACGGGCGCATCTTTGTCTTTTGGGTGCCGGGTGGCTTTTTCGATCAACGTACTAATAATGGCGTTTTCGCGAGATGTCGGATCGAGCGCGCGTTCAATGATTTGTTTGAGGCCATAGCCGTGTATGTTGTTTTCTTGGTTATCAAAGCCAACAATACTCAAGGCGGGCCGGTGACGGGCAAATGGGTCAGTGAAAAAACGGGAGTTGCGGGTGTCCGGTGGTAGGTTCATGGTACAGCTGGTCGGTCAACAGGGTAAAGTGCAGGCAGATGGTGCTAAAAGGAAATTGTCCTGCGGTTTTAAATCAAGGGACTAACACATTATCCTTGCAGATCAGCAAGTTTGCTGGATCGTTGATGCGGTTAGTTTCGTGTTTTGAGCCCAAACAGCCTGCGCAACGAAAACTTGCGTTTTGAGACGGAAGGTGGTGCTTCCGTTGGGGGTGATGGGGTGTTTTGCGCCGACACTGTTTTGCCTGTATCAGCGGTTTGTTTAGACCGTGAATCAGCAGATTCAAGTGTCGCGTTCTCACCCGCTACAGTATTATCCCGGACCGGTTTTGCATCAGGTACCTGTTTGACCAATGGGGTTGGGCCGGCCACGACGGGCACATTTATGTCATCACCCAGGATCAATTCTGGGTTGGGCAGCGCATCCTTGGAGACCGTGCCGGCACCGGCAAGGAAGTCATCCAACTCTTCTTCGGAGAGGTCAGTTTTCGGGTCCTTGGAGCCCGGGGGACTGGATTCAGCCATCTGTGGTGATATAGTAGGGAGCAGTAGAGGGTCTACAGCTAAAGGTAGGCGCTTCATTCATTAAAAAAATTGCCCCTAGATAAAGAATTGGCTAATCGAACCGTAATAATTCGTTAACCAGTACACCCCTTAACATATTTAGGGGTGATGGCTAACAGATAGGAGGCGGGTCGCATTTGGTGTTTGTACGTGTACAAAGTAAACACCGGCCGGCCAATCTGTTGGGGTCAGGTTAAAGCTGTGTGGCTGATTCCCCGAGAGTCTGCCGTTGTGTACCACGTGCATCAACCGGCCAAGGCTATCAAATATTTTGATGTTGACGTCTGTTGTCTGCGGGAGTTTGATGTCAAACGTTGTAGCTGTATGGAATGGGTTGGGATATGCGGACGACAATTCAAACGCATCCGGGAGCTGTTCACTGCTTTCATTGGATACAGATTGCGAAGTCACGGGTAACGCATAGGCGGCAATTATGGGTGGATTGTTGAACTCACCTTGTTGTGTATCGGCTGCGCGGAGTGCCATGTACAAGGTCCCGGTATCAAAATCAACAGTAGCGCCGCTGATGGCCGGCGTTGGTCCCTGTATCGGCGTTGGGAACGAACCGTAAGCGTAGGGTCGAAGCGCATGTGGAGGCACAAAGCCATCACGAACGTCAACCATATCGTCGACGTCCCATAACCAATAATATTGGGCGTAGTCGTTCACATCGGGGGCACAAAAGCCATCACACAAGGTCCCATCGGTTTGCGTACACTTGTAGCATACCCCGCTCTGGTGTCCTCCGGTGTACCCAATGGTCATATACGTACTGGTCCCTGGTACAATGAATCCATAGACAGCACGTGAGAGATGGGTCCAGATGTCGTTGTTACGTTGTTCGTTGTACAGATCGGCATGCAGCGGGTGGTCCAGCGGGAAATCCATCAACTGGATCGTTTCAAATGTCCCTGGCAGGGTGCTGCTGCCTACAATCTGGTAGGGATCAAAAACAAAAGCAGAAGGACCCACACTGGCCCGCCCAATGATGGGAATTCCGCTTGCGTGACCCGTCAGGAAGCTGCCGCCAAGCTGAGTTTGCCATGCTGCGGGTATCGGAGACATCCAACCAGAAACATGCGCTGCATCCGGGTATAGGCTGAAAAAGCCTTCGATGTCAGAGGTCGCCAGGTTGTCGGCATCGCGAATAACGAGGGTAGAATGCGAGTTATCCGCTGGCGCATCATAGTACTCATACCCGTTGATCAACAACTCGCGGCCAGAAGGTGTATCGATGCAGACCATGCCGCCGATCCTGTCGAGCGCTTGCGGGTTACTCACCCGGGCTAGAATCGCGGTAAACGCCTGCATGGGCGCATCGGCAATCAGCAAGTCCGTGATGGCTGACGCGTTAATGAGTTCGGGGATTGCAAATTCTGCCAGGGCCTGGTGGTGGCTGTGGCCAACAACAAAAAGCGTGTGCCGGCTCGCATTGTAGGCAATGGGGCCTTCAGCGTAGTTCATAGATGACGCCCCAAAGGTACCCGCCGGTAGCCTAAACGCACCCAGGTAATCGAGCTCTGAGATTTCCATTCTTGGCAATGGGGTTGTGCCCTGGCCAAGAAGCGGTTGTGCATTGCCTGATAGAAAGAGAAATCCTAAAACCAGGACCAGCTTTGAGATGGACGTGTAGCCAGTGGTTTTAATCTCAGTATGTTTTGTAGGCCTAAGCGCGGCTTGCGTCATCATCTGGTACCGGGGTTGTTGTGCGGTCTCCGAAAATAACCAATTTCTTACGCATTTGAGAAGGGGGCCTCCAGGCTGGGCATGGGCTGGGTGAACCAGCGGGGTCCTGTTTTGGTCATATAGAAATGGTCTTCGTGTCGAATACCAAATGCGCCCGGTACACAAATCATGGGTTCAACGCTTAGCACCATACCCTTTTGTAGTGGTGTCTGATCACTGCGTACCAGGTAGGGATGTTCATGGATCTCAAGGCCGGTACCGTGACCGGTACGATGGGGGAGGCCGGGCAATTTATAGTCGGGGCCGAGTCCGGCGGCTTCCAGCGCACGGCGGGCAGCATCATCGACAGAAGCGCAGGTTGCGCCAGGTTGTGCGGCATCAAAAGCCGCCAGTTGGGCCGCTTTTTCGAGCTGCCAGATTTCTCGCTGGCGGGCAGTAGGTGTGCCATATACATAAGTCCGCGTGATGTCGGATATATAGCCGTGCAATTGACAGCCGGTGTCAACCAGTACCACATCGTTGTTTTGCAGCGGCTGCGGGGCAGGTACGCCGTGTGGGTATTGTGTGTCTTCCCCAAACAGTACGGTGCAAAAGTAGGAGCCGGCTGCTATGCCAGAACGGATATGGGCTTCATTAATAAAGTCGATTACCGTTTTAGCGGCAATGCCCGGATGCATGATACGGGCGGCTGCCTTCTGGACGGCCAGCGTAATGTCTTTTGCGCGTTGAATGAGGGCAATCTCGGCTTCAGACTTACACATTCGGCAGCCGGCTGTCACGGGCGTTGCATCCACCAGTTCGTAAGACGGGTTTGTTGCGCGAAGCGACTCAGAAATGAAGAAAGGCACAGACTCATCTACCGCAATTCGTCCGTCTGGAATGCCGGCATCTTTGAGCATTGCACCGAGCAACTGGGCAGGACTTTCGTGCTCTTCCCAGCATTGGAGGGGGGCATCAACCTTCATGAAACTCTTGATGGTTCCGGCTTCAAACGCAGGGCCGATGTACTGTAATTGTCCGCTGGCTGTGAGCAGCGCGCCAACCATGCGCTCCGAAGGCTTCCATTTCATCCCTGTGAAATAGAGGAGGTTAGCGCCGGCGTGCAGGTAGATTGCGGCGAGATCATTTGCTTGCAAGAGCGCTGTTGCTTGCTCTAATCGCGTTTTGTGTTCTGCGCCCTGAATGGGCACCATATCAGCGGTGCGGTTCTGAAATGATGCGAGTACTGTTTGCAGGTCTGATCCACCGATGCCACGTGTCATAAGCTGGAAAAAGGTTCGTAGTTGGCAAAGCGATTGTGAAATAACGGGGCCGGCGCAATTTGCACATAAACTTGCGCATCTTCAAGTGCTGCGCATAGGCTGATTCTGTATTATAACCCTGGAAATACGCAGCAGTATAGTCGAGTACTGGTACGCGAATCAGAACAATTCTTGTTGCAGCATAACAATGGCTACCATTAAGAATCCGATTTTAAAGGGATTTAATCCAGATCCCTCTATTGTACGCGTTGAAGATGATTATTACATCGCCACTTCTACTTTCGAGTGGTTTCCCGGTGTGCAGCTTCATCATTCGAAAGATCTTGTTAACTGGCGGCTATTGGGCCGGCCTTTAGATCGGGTATCACAACTCGATTTGAGCGGCATACCCGATTCTTGCGGCGTATGGGCGCCCTGCCTTTCTTACTATAATGGGACGTTTTACCTCGTGTACTCCAATGTAAAGTCGTTTGATGGACGCTGGAAAGACACGCCCAATTATCTTGTTACAGCGACCAATATAAACGGCCCCTGGTCTGAACCGATATACTTGAATTCGATTGGATTTGATGGATCGCTGTTTCATGATTCTGACGGCAGGAAATGGTACCTCAGTATGCGCATTGATCATCGGCAGAAGGACTTTTTCGGCGGGATCGTCATGCAAGCGTATGATGCCGCTGCCGGCGCACTTGTTGGAGAAGTTTTTACCCTCACGCAAGGGACGGACCTTGGGTCGACTGAGGGGCCACATCTCTATAAAAAAGATGGATTCTATTACCTGTTGCTAGCTGAGGGAGGGACGGAATACGGCCATGCAGTAACCATCATGCGCGCCCGCGAGATCACTGGGCCCTACACACCACACCCTGAAAATCCACTGTTGACCGCTCGAAATAATGCTTCGCTGCCTTTGCAGAAGGCCGGCCATGGCGATTTTGTTGAAACACAGGAAGGGGATTGGTATATCGCCTTTCTTGTTGGGCGGCCGCTGACCGAACGAGGGAAATGTATACTCGGGAGAGAAACTGCCATAGAACGCGTAGTCTGGCGAGACGGGTGGCCTTTTTTGGCGGCAGGAAATGAGCCTCGAGAACAAGTACCTGTGCCGACCTTGTTTGATACACCTCCAGTTGAAACAGCGGGGGGTATATTGCTGATCGTGTATTGTTTGACAAGCCCTCGTTAGACCTTCATTTTCAAACGCTTCGAATTCCTGCGACAGAAGATTGGTGCTCCCTTCAGAAGCGTCCCGGCTGTCTACGGCTCACAGGACGGGCATCTCTTGCTTCACTACACGCGCAGAGTATGGTCGCGCGTCGGGTGCAAAGCTATCATGTTGACGTTGCCACTGAACTGGCCTTTGCGCCAGATACATTCCAACAGATGGCCGGCCTGGTTTTTTACTACAACACAGGGCATTACCATTATCTCCACATCACAGGTGATGATACAGGGCAGCATAAATACTTGTCGATAGCTTCAAGCGATAATTTTGAACTGACTGTGCTAGAAACTCCGGTGGAGATAAGGGGCGCCGAAAAGGTAAAGCTGCGGGCAGTTTTAAGCCGAGAGGAGTTGCAGTTTTACTACAGCCTGGGCGATTCTGCCTACCATCCTGTAGGTGGAGTACTGGATGCTAGTATTTTGTCAGATGATCACGTACGGGAGGGGAGTGCTCGATACCGAGCGGCTTTTACGGGGTGCTTTGTCGGACTTTGCTGTCAGGATTTGGCTTACAATCAAATGCCGGCCGATTTTTTCTGGTTTGAATACCGCGAACTAGACAAATAAGTAGTTGAAGTTCAACTTACTTTTAATGAGATGCATCAACAGGCAGGCGTAGCGAACTACGCCTGCCTGTTGCTCGATTAGATATACTGGTTGAGAATGTTTTCGTAGAGCTCCTGCCGGCCGCTTGTCATGGCAGGCTCTCCGTTTGCTGTTGCCAATTTATGCAGATCCTCCAACGACAGGGTTCCTGATTCAAAGGCCTTGCCGTTGCCTGCATCGAAGCTGGCATACCGGTCTGCCCGCATGCCTTCCACAGGTGATTCCTGTATGATCGCGTCTGCAATGAGCAAGGCGCGTGCAAAAATATCCATACCGCCAATGTGGGCGTAGAACAGGTCGATCAGATCTGTTGAGTTGCGTCGGGTTTTAGCATCAAAATTGACTCCGCCGCCTTGCATACCGCCGGCACGGAGAAATACCAGCATGGCTTCCGTCAGGTCATAGATGTTGTTCGGAAACTGGTCTGTATCCCATCCATTCTGATGATCGCCCCGGTTGGCATCGATGCTACCCAGCATGCCGGCAGCAGCCGCCACCTGCAATTCGTGTTGGAAGGTGTGTCCGGATAGCGTGGCGTGGTTCACTTCGACATTAAGCTTGAAGTCTTTCTCCAGGCCGTAATTGAGCAAGAAGCCAATGACCGTTGCTGAGTCGTAGTCATACTGGTGCTTGCTTGGCTCACAGGGTTTGGGCTCAATAAAAAAGGTCCCTTTGAATCCCTGGCTGCGCGCGTAGTCTTTTGCTATGTGGAGGAAGCGGGCCAGATGGTCTTGTTCGCGTTTCAGGTCTGTATTGAGTAACGACATGTAACCTTCCCGGCCGCCCCAGAAGACGTAGTTTTCTCCATTGAGTTTGAGCGTGGCATCCAGCGCCTGTTTGACCTGGCCGGCAGCATAGCTCAGTACATTGAAGTCGGGATTGGTTGCAGCACCGTTCATGTAGCGTGGATTGCTAAAGAGATTAGCAGTGCCCCACAACACTTTGATACGGCTATCCTTCATGTGCTGGAGCGCATGGTCGGTAATGGCTTGCAGTCTTTGTTCAGATTCTGCCAGGTTGGCCCCTTCATCTACCAGGTCATAATCGTGAAAGCAGTAGTATTCGAGGCCAAGTTTGGACATGAATTCAAAAGCTGCATCCATTTTGTGTTTAGCGCGACTCACCGCATCCGCATCGGCGTCCCAGGGGAATGTTATTGTGCCGGGGCCAAACGGATCGCCGCCTACATTGCAGAATGAATGCCAGTACGCGCACGCAAACTTGAAATGTTCGCGCAGCGTTTTTCCAGCAACTTTACGGTTGGGATCATAATACCTGAAAGCCAATGGGTTGGTGGATTTTGGGCCTTCAAATGGGATTTTACTGATATCGGGGAAATACTGTTGGGGTGAGGGCATAGCGCTACTGGCAGTTAAGTTGTCGGCAAGGGTAGTAAATAATATTATTTATAATAATTATTTACACGTTTTATGTAAAAAAATTGCAATTTGGAAAAAGGGCGATTTTCTAAGACGTGTTGGATGGGTGCTAGGAAGATTCTCGAATAGAAAGAGAAACAGGTACGACGCTGACAAGGCCCTGGTGGTCTGTGCCTGTGCTCCGAATTTTTTCGCCAATCATATTTAGCGCATTTTGACCCAGTTGCGTGTAATTGGTGGTCACCGAAGAGATAGAAGGGAAGTGGTAGTCGCAAATGGGCAAGTCATCATACCCAACCAGTGCAACGGTTTCAGGTATTTTTACGCCGGCCCGCCGTGCAGCCTCCATAAATCCGAGGCACATGATGTCGTTGATGAGGAAAATAGCCCGAGGCTTCTGTTCAAGCTGGCTGTATTGTTTATACGCTTCCTGACCAGATTCAAAGGTGTAATTGCCTTCAAATTGCCAGATCAGGTTCATGTCTGAGTGGTGCTGGATGTAGTCGGTATAGCCGCTTTTGCGGAGCAGAGATTCGTTGCGGCGCGTATCACCAATGACAACACCCAGGTCTTTGTAGCCGCGCGCATGAAAGTGCTTGGCAACAAGGTTGCCACCCCGATACGAATCAAATGAAACGGTATCCATGACCGGGTGGAAAATGGTGGCTGCGGAGATCACGATGAAGTGCCGGGGGAGCTTGGCGAGAATTGCCCGGTAATCAGCTTCATTGAGCATCGGGAGGAAGAGAATGGCAGCGTCGTAGCTTTTGCCGGCCAACTCATGCAACAGATCGATCAGCATTTCGACATCTGGTGCCGCGTCGATAAGCGTTAACTGTGTGTTGTTTTGCCTGGCAGCCCTGCTGAACCCATCAAAAAAGGAAGAATAGAATTCGCCTATGTGCGTCGAGGCTATTAGCGCAACAAACAGGCTGCTGTTTCTTTTCCTTGCTGCATCAAAAACGGACGAGGAATAAATGGGGTAATTCAGGCTTTGTGCGGCCTCTATAATCATCTCCACATTTTGCGAGTTACGCTTGGCTTTGCCGCGCAATACCCTAGAAACGGTAGAGACAGACAAGCCGGTGGTGTCAGCTATGTCCTTTAAGGTGGGTTTCATATATACTTGGTAGGTAGCTCCCTATTGATCTACTCAAACTAAGAAAAATTCTTAAGTAAAAGATAGTCTACCCTAAAACATGTGATAATAAGTGTGGCGGCGGCGTATATTTTTGTCTTCCTGCGTCGCTAAAAAACTGCTGAATTACATGGCCACAAACGCAAGCGCTAGAACATGAAGCTTGGCATCAATACGTTCCTTTTTTGCTCGCCTTTTGCGAACCCAAACCTGTCTCTTTTACCCGTTTTTGCTGAATGGGGCTTTGACTGTGCTGAGATTGCAATAGAAGATCCCGGACTTGTTGACGGTGATACGATCAACGGTGCTTTTAAACGAAGTGGCCTATCACACCTGATTACCTGTGGTGCCTATGGCCCCGGACGAGATTTGCGGGGGAGCCAGGCAGATCAGGAGGCTGCGGTGTCTTACACAACACGGGTCCTTGATATGATGCCGGCCTACGGCTCAACCCTGTACTGTGGTCCGCTTTACTCTGCTGTTGGCCGAGCCGAGGCGTATACCGAATCAGAGAAAGCATTGCAACGTGAGCTGGTTGCCTTGCATCTATACAAACTGGCCAGTTATGCAGCCGACCGCGATATTACGATCGCGATGGAAGTACTCAATCGTTTTGAAACAGACTTCCTGAATACGGCTGCACAAGCCGTTGAAATGGTTGAACAGGTTAATCACCCGAATTTGGGCATCCACCTCGATACGTTCCACATGAACATGGAAGAACGCAGCTTTACAGAAGCAATTCATACAGCCGGAAAACATCTTGCGCACCTGCATGCAAGCGCCAACCACCGTGGTGCGCCCGGGCAGGGTACCATTCCCTGGGAAGCTGTTCGGGATGCGCTGACTGAAATTGGTTATGCCGGCGATGTGGTCATCGAGTCATTTTCTACGCGAATCGAAACCATCGCCCGCGCCTGCTGCGTCTGGCGCGACCCCGGAGATCCGGAAACCATCGCACGAGAAGGCCTTGCGTACCTTCGGGAGGTTTTTGAATATCGAACACCGAACAAGCAACGCTGAATGTCGAAGGGAAATCCAATCACTCCTCACTCCTCAGCCAACCGATCCAACTCTTCAGCCGTAAACCGCACGCTCAAAATGTATGGCGCTTCGTCTGGTGTCCAGTGGCCGTAGGTGGTGGCTACCACGGTGCCATCTGGCAAGAGCTCAAGCGCGGGATAGGCGCAATCTGATCCTCGATGGTTGTCTTTCAATCGAACGCGATACTGGCCTTCATTGCCGGAAACCAGGTCTTCATACGTGCCAACCCAGCCTACCCAATCGCCGGCAGTAGGACTCACTGGACCCGCCTGCTCATACAGTATGTTTTCATCACAATCGGGGCACTGGCTTTTGAGTTGCCTGAATCTGGATACCCCCGGTGCATTATCGCGGAAAGAAATGAAGAGCCGGCCATCTGGCAGGTAAAGGGCTTGATGGCGGTCACCCGTTAAAGCGTTCGGGAGTTGGCGCGGGGTGGTCCAGGTTTTCCCTTCATCGTTCGAAAACATAATGTGGCTATTCATGCGTCGCGAGTTTTCGCGTAGCAAAATGGCGAGTTGTTTGCCGTCGGGCGATCGCACAATGCCCGGCTCGCAAAGGTGAATCACGCGCGATTCAAACATGGCTTCAGGATGGCTCCAGGTGAGGCCGCCGTCGTACGAGAAGGTTTTGAATAAGGTGAAGTTTGCAAGGTTGTTGGTAGAGCGCGCAGGTTCGCTGGCGCCGCGGCCCTGGTGGGTAAAGAAGCGGCCATCGTCGTGAAAGAGGGCCATGTAATGTCCTTTGCCCGTGCGCAATGGCACAAGGTCACCCATCACAACAATGCCACCCCAGTCGCCCACGATGTTAAGCTCCGACCACTGCTCACCCATGTCTTCTGAAACAGCCATCCGTGCAGGGTAGAGGCCGGAGAACATGATGAGGCGGTTGTTGCCGGCAGCGTCTTCAACAGGATGTAGTGTTGGCACCTCGAGGGAAGAAGCCCAACTGGCCGGCACAGGGAGTCGCTCACTCCAGGTCATGCCGCCATCATTACTCCGTTTCATCACAATGCCACCACGCCCGTGGCCCTTTGGATATACGGCGTACATGGTTTTACCGTCTTCAAGCAACACGGTAGTGGGGTGCCCTAGGTACTGGCCGGCTTCCCGGTCAACCACAACCTGCCGGTGCGTATCACCATCCAGGTCGATTAAGGGCAGGCTGTAGTAGTTGGTGGAAAAGCCGGCGAGATCGATACCGCCATTTGATACAGCTTGTGCTTGCGCTTGCGGGATAAGCAGCACGATAAGAAGTATGCTAGCTACTGTGCTAGCTACACGATTGGTCATGAGCGTGGGGGATAGGCGGCTGGTACCAAAGCATAAT includes:
- a CDS encoding T9SS type A sorting domain-containing protein, translated to MMTQAALRPTKHTEIKTTGYTSISKLVLVLGFLFLSGNAQPLLGQGTTPLPRMEISELDYLGAFRLPAGTFGASSMNYAEGPIAYNASRHTLFVVGHSHHQALAEFAIPELINASAITDLLIADAPMQAFTAILARVSNPQALDRIGGMVCIDTPSGRELLINGYEYYDAPADNSHSTLVIRDADNLATSDIEGFFSLYPDAAHVSGWMSPIPAAWQTQLGGSFLTGHASGIPIIGRASVGPSAFVFDPYQIVGSSTLPGTFETIQLMDFPLDHPLHADLYNEQRNNDIWTHLSRAVYGFIVPGTSTYMTIGYTGGHQSGVCYKCTQTDGTLCDGFCAPDVNDYAQYYWLWDVDDMVDVRDGFVPPHALRPYAYGSFPTPIQGPTPAISGATVDFDTGTLYMALRAADTQQGEFNNPPIIAAYALPVTSQSVSNESSEQLPDAFELSSAYPNPFHTATTFDIKLPQTTDVNIKIFDSLGRLMHVVHNGRLSGNQPHSFNLTPTDWPAGVYFVHVQTPNATRLLSVSHHP
- the xylA gene encoding xylose isomerase; this translates as MPSPQQYFPDISKIPFEGPKSTNPLAFRYYDPNRKVAGKTLREHFKFACAYWHSFCNVGGDPFGPGTITFPWDADADAVSRAKHKMDAAFEFMSKLGLEYYCFHDYDLVDEGANLAESEQRLQAITDHALQHMKDSRIKVLWGTANLFSNPRYMNGAATNPDFNVLSYAAGQVKQALDATLKLNGENYVFWGGREGYMSLLNTDLKREQDHLARFLHIAKDYARSQGFKGTFFIEPKPCEPSKHQYDYDSATVIGFLLNYGLEKDFKLNVEVNHATLSGHTFQHELQVAAAAGMLGSIDANRGDHQNGWDTDQFPNNIYDLTEAMLVFLRAGGMQGGGVNFDAKTRRNSTDLIDLFYAHIGGMDIFARALLIADAIIQESPVEGMRADRYASFDAGNGKAFESGTLSLEDLHKLATANGEPAMTSGRQELYENILNQYI
- a CDS encoding LacI family DNA-binding transcriptional regulator; this translates as MKPTLKDIADTTGLSVSTVSRVLRGKAKRNSQNVEMIIEAAQSLNYPIYSSSVFDAARKRNSSLFVALIASTHIGEFYSSFFDGFSRAARQNNTQLTLIDAAPDVEMLIDLLHELAGKSYDAAILFLPMLNEADYRAILAKLPRHFIVISAATIFHPVMDTVSFDSYRGGNLVAKHFHARGYKDLGVVIGDTRRNESLLRKSGYTDYIQHHSDMNLIWQFEGNYTFESGQEAYKQYSQLEQKPRAIFLINDIMCLGFMEAARRAGVKIPETVALVGYDDLPICDYHFPSISSVTTNYTQLGQNALNMIGEKIRSTGTDHQGLVSVVPVSLSIRESS
- a CDS encoding sugar phosphate isomerase/epimerase, with amino-acid sequence MKLGINTFLFCSPFANPNLSLLPVFAEWGFDCAEIAIEDPGLVDGDTINGAFKRSGLSHLITCGAYGPGRDLRGSQADQEAAVSYTTRVLDMMPAYGSTLYCGPLYSAVGRAEAYTESEKALQRELVALHLYKLASYAADRDITIAMEVLNRFETDFLNTAAQAVEMVEQVNHPNLGIHLDTFHMNMEERSFTEAIHTAGKHLAHLHASANHRGAPGQGTIPWEAVRDALTEIGYAGDVVIESFSTRIETIARACCVWRDPGDPETIAREGLAYLREVFEYRTPNKQR
- a CDS encoding Xaa-Pro peptidase family protein, encoding MTRGIGGSDLQTVLASFQNRTADMVPIQGAEHKTRLEQATALLQANDLAAIYLHAGANLLYFTGMKWKPSERMVGALLTASGQLQYIGPAFEAGTIKSFMKVDAPLQCWEEHESPAQLLGAMLKDAGIPDGRIAVDESVPFFISESLRATNPSYELVDATPVTAGCRMCKSEAEIALIQRAKDITLAVQKAAARIMHPGIAAKTVIDFINEAHIRSGIAAGSYFCTVLFGEDTQYPHGVPAPQPLQNNDVVLVDTGCQLHGYISDITRTYVYGTPTARQREIWQLEKAAQLAAFDAAQPGATCASVDDAARRALEAAGLGPDYKLPGLPHRTGHGTGLEIHEHPYLVRSDQTPLQKGMVLSVEPMICVPGAFGIRHEDHFYMTKTGPRWFTQPMPSLEAPFSNA
- a CDS encoding sialidase family protein, whose amino-acid sequence is MTNRVASTVASILLIVLLIPQAQAQAVSNGGIDLAGFSTNYYSLPLIDLDGDTHRQVVVDREAGQYLGHPTTVLLEDGKTMYAVYPKGHGRGGIVMKRSNDGGMTWSERLPVPASWASSLEVPTLHPVEDAAGNNRLIMFSGLYPARMAVSEDMGEQWSELNIVGDWGGIVVMGDLVPLRTGKGHYMALFHDDGRFFTHQGRGASEPARSTNNLANFTLFKTFSYDGGLTWSHPEAMFESRVIHLCEPGIVRSPDGKQLAILLRENSRRMNSHIMFSNDEGKTWTTPRQLPNALTGDRHQALYLPDGRLFISFRDNAPGVSRFRQLKSQCPDCDENILYEQAGPVSPTAGDWVGWVGTYEDLVSGNEGQYRVRLKDNHRGSDCAYPALELLPDGTVVATTYGHWTPDEAPYILSVRFTAEELDRLAEE
- a CDS encoding glycoside hydrolase family 43 protein, which translates into the protein MATIKNPILKGFNPDPSIVRVEDDYYIATSTFEWFPGVQLHHSKDLVNWRLLGRPLDRVSQLDLSGIPDSCGVWAPCLSYYNGTFYLVYSNVKSFDGRWKDTPNYLVTATNINGPWSEPIYLNSIGFDGSLFHDSDGRKWYLSMRIDHRQKDFFGGIVMQAYDAAAGALVGEVFTLTQGTDLGSTEGPHLYKKDGFYYLLLAEGGTEYGHAVTIMRAREITGPYTPHPENPLLTARNNASLPLQKAGHGDFVETQEGDWYIAFLVGRPLTERGKCILGRETAIERVVWRDGWPFLAAGNEPREQVPVPTLFDTPPVETAGGILLIVYCLTSPR